GAGACCAACAATACCCAGGCTAAAAAGTGGTATCGCCAGCAACGGTTTCTTAAAAGCCGTGACAATCCGATCACCGCTAAGTCCCCATACGTACAAGCGGCAATAATCGAGTGGCAACAACATCGAGGGCACGAGAATCACAAGCCCCGCAAGGATCAGCCACCTGCTCGGAGATCGCCTGTTCGCACGCAGGATAATCCAAACCAATAGGCCCAACCATGCAAAATCGGTCAGGAGCGCAAGGAGCGTAACCGAGGTGACCGGAAGTTTATTATAATATCCCTTGGTTGCTGAATACAGAAGAGGCGCCCAGGCATTTATGAAAAAAAGGTTGGCTACCGACATCGCGATCAAAACGTCCCGGAGTTTATGGCCATAAGGATTTTCGGCCACGTCACGGACAGAGCCCGGCCTTGACGAGGGAGAGTCCGCCCGCGGTTCACTCACGCCCCAGCCCCCCTTTTTTTCAGCGCATAAATGCGGCGGTGTGTGCCCGGGAGCGCCAGTGAGCGGACGGTCTCGAAAAGCGGCGCGCAAGCGGCTTCAAAGGCCGCTTCGTTCAGGCCGGCGTGGAGCTGGTCGCGCCCGCGCGCCAATTGCCGTAACATTTCATCCTGCGGGCCGACAAATTCAACAACCAGCAGCGAGGTGGTCAGTTCCGAGGCCAGCCGGATGATTTCCTGCAGCGGGATGCGCTCGCTGACCAGCAAATGATGAAGCACGGCGAGCATCAGCACGCCCTCAAATGCGCCGGTTGCGCGGTCCAGGAAGGAGGCGCATTCGGCATTGCGCCAGCCCAGGGCCGGGCTGGGCCGAGCCAGGTCGATGACAAGCGGGAGAATGTTCAAGTTCTCTTTGCGCGCCTGCCGCCAGATCGCCCCGACGCAGACCGGGTCGAGGTCAATGGCAAGGACCTCGGCTCCGCTGCGGGCAGCAAGCACGCCGAAATGCCCGGTATTGGCCCCGACATCCAGGACCCGTGCGGGTTTGAATTCCGCGAGCAATTGGTGCACGAACTTTTCCTTGGCGTCGAAGGCATCCTGGCTGTAGCTGTGAGTGGCCATGTAATCCGACCACGTCGAATCCTGCCGGGGGCGGGACTGGACGCCGTTCAGGGCGGCTTGCAGCCGGCGGAGCTGTGAATCGAGGATAAAACGCGCTTTCTCGGAATTTTTAAGGATTTGCGATTTGTAAAGCTCTCCACCAGTGGAATGCGCCTTGGATTTGAGCCAGGTGGGCATCGAGACTAAGGAAAGAATCCGTGGGTTCAAACGCTGCAAGCCCTTGCACATGGCGTGCAGTTCCTCCGGTTCGAGGCCGTCGCGCCGGGAAGTAAAAATATCGGCCAGGCGCAAGCCCCAGCATTGATTTGCCAGGAGCGGCAAGAGGAACGTCCGGACAAATTGGGCATAAGCAAGCCAGACCGGATCGCCTGGGGCGCGTGCTTCAAACGACAGGAGGTCAACAAAAACCGGTTGGCAGCCGCGAAAGAGGACGTTGTAAGGGGTGGCGTCTTTCAATCCATAGCCGTCGCCGAGCGAGGCGCGCGCCAGTTCGAGGGTAAGGCGCCCGGCCTCCCAAAGCATCTCGGCGGGCCATTCGTAAGGGTAACTGGGAAAGGGGATTCGATCATGCTCGACCACTGCGGCCAGATGGCCGTTGCGAAAAGCATCGGGAAGCTTTGGAGAACCTCGAAGCCCGTTCAGCTCCGGCTCGCCAAGGGAGCGAGTGGCGACGAGTTCCCGGCGGGCGCTGAATGCGCGGGCAACGGGCGTTTGGAGAAATCCTTGAAGGGCAGAAGCGCCTTCAGCAGTCAGCAGGCGGAGGAAGTGGCCGTCAATAATGCAGCAGGAGCCGGTAGGATCCCGAAACGAAGCGGCGGGATGGGTCATCGCCGAACCGGAGGCGGCTGCACGTCAACCGGGCCCGCTTCTGAAGGCTTCTCCGGGCGAGAGGGTTTCTTGAAGCTCCCGAGAATCCAGTCGCGGCTTTTCTTTAGGTAAAAAAGCAGGCCCAGAAACGCTGCGATGATGGCCTGCCAAATCAGCAGACCTGACCCAGGATCGACATAGGCTAAAATAATCATAAAACCAGCAAAACACGCAGAATAAGCAAAACCGCTCGGTCGTCAAGATTTCCCCCAGTCTTTTTCGGCTTCGCCTCACCCTAAAAGCCTTACTTATCCGACGAAAGGGCCTGCTGCTCGCATAGACGCAGGGTGGGTGCAACAGGTTACAAAAGCTTTGCGGCTTTTCAGCGCCAGCGCCGGCGGGTAGAATCGGGCGACTGTGGACCGTGCGAAACCGAAGCTGGTGGTGATTGAACTGTGGGGGCTGGGCGATTTGATAATCGCAACGCCTTTCCTGCAGGCGGCCAGCCAGAGGTTTGAGCTTACGCTTCTAGCCAAACCTTACGCGGAGGATTTGCGGGCGCGATTTTGGCCCGAGGTGAAGGTGGTGCCGTTTGTTGCCCCTTGGACGGCCTTCCGCCGCAAATACCGGCTGCTGGCCTGGCCGTGGCGCGATATGCTCCAGCTTCGCAAGCTCGTGGCGGAAACCTTTGGGGTGGGGCTGTCGGCCCGCTGGGACCCGCGAGACCACTTGTTGTTGCGCGCGCTCCGGGCCGAGCGGCGCTTGGGATTCCCGCGCCTGGGCAGCCGGATTTTTCTCAGTGAGCCCCTGGCCCGGCCCGGCCCGAGGGCGCACCGGTATGAGTATTGGCGGGTGCTGGGCCGGGCGCTGGGCCTGGAGTTGCCTGCCCGGGATAAGATTCCGCTCCCGCAGTCTCAAGGCTCCGGGGAGGTGTTGGTGCATACCGGCGCAGGCCAGCCGGTGCGGGTGTGGCCGCTGGACCAATACCGGCGGCTGGTAACCCGGTTGCGCGAGCGCAATTATCGCGTTCAGGTGGCGTGCGACCCCGAGCAAAAGGGATTCTGGGTGGCGGCCGGCGAACCTGAGGCCGAGGCCCCGCGCAACGTTTCACAGCTCTTCAACCTGATTGATCGCGCCGCTCTCTTTATCGGCAATGACTCCGGCCCAGGCCACCTGGCGGCATTATGCGGGGTGCCAACATTCACAATTTTCGGCCCGCAACTTCCGGAGTGGTTCGCACCGCTGCACCCGGCCTCCGAGTGGCTCGAGGGCAAACCGTGTCCTTATAAACCTTGCTCGGATTACTGCCGGTTCCCGGTCCCGAATTGCCTTTGGGACCTGGGAGAAGAAGAGGTATGGGGGCGGGTTCAGCAGTTCGTGGCTATGCATTTGGGCCAAAGAAAACCGACTACACCCGCCCCAGCCATCTGAAGGTCGGGTGGGCGACATGAAAGACCTTGCGGGCACCCGGGCTCTGGCTCGTGTAGATAGCGTAATCGTGCTGTCGGCAGGAGTAATGCCCGGCCCGCCAGCGGCGTAGCCGATAATGGGCCAGAGCCAAGGGGCCCAGGGCGCGGACCCAAGCTGGGGCGCTGGCCCGGAACTGGGCTCGCTCTGTGGCAGCGTTGGCGCCCAGGTTCATGTTTTGTCCCGTCTCGGTAAAGATGCTGAGGAATTCGGGCAGTATTCCCGTCCGAACGCAGGTTTTTACAAGCCGCAGCGCCCATTCGGCATCACCCAGGTCCCGTAGCTCTGGCCGGAAGAAGAGCCCCTTCTCATCGAGAACGCGGCGGCGGATAAAGGTGGCGGCAGTTAGGAAGCTCAGGCTGGGTCCAGTCCAAGTGTGGAGGAGTTGGGGCGGCAAGGCCCGTCGCTCGCAGATGTAAGCCCCGGTTTGGCCCACCACAAGGCAATCGCCGAAAACCACGTCAATCTCGGGATGCCGTTCGAAAAATTCGCGCACTTTTTCGAGGGCGCCTGGAAGGTATTGCTCGTCGCAATTCAAATAGGCCAGCAGGTCGCCTTTGGCCCGACGGTAACCCCGGTTAACCGCGTCGTACATGCCCGAGTCTTTTTCGACATAGGCGCGGACACGTTTGTCATTCGGAAGCCATTCCAGTGTGCCGTCGTCTGAGCCCGCATCTTGGACGATGTGCTCGAACTCGACGCCCGCCTGGTCGGCGACTGATGCGATGCAAAGCCCCAGCCACCGTGCACTGCGGAAACTGGGAGTCACGATCGAGAAATTCATTAAGCGGCGTCAGATGCTCAAAAGTTCTCAGAGAATAGCGGTTTGGCGCGCAGGGCGGCAAGCCTGCGCAAAAAGTCGTTGGCGGACGTGAGCGGCGCCGGTATTCTCTGCGGCGTGGACGAGAATGCTATCGCCCGGTTGGAGATTCTGGGGGTGCCTGTGGCCTGCGCGACGTATGAGAGCGCGCTGGAAGGCGTGAAGCAACTGGCGCGCGAGCCGCGCCCAACAGCGGTTTGCCCGGCCAATACGCATATCCTCGCTGAGGCGCGGCATAATCCCGCCTTTGGGAAGGTCTTGGGAGGGTTCGACCTGGTGCTGCCGGATGGGATGCCGGTGGTTTGGGCCCTGAACAGGCGCGGCGCCAGGCTGCCGGACCGTGTTTATGGCCCTTATTTTATGCGGCACACGCTTCGCAACACCCCGCGGCCATGGCGGCATTTCTTCTTCGGCGATAGCGAGGCCTGCCTGGCTGACATGCGCCGTGTGGCGAACGAATTGCAACCCGACATCGAAATTGTGGGGGCTATCAGCCCGCCTTTCCGGTCGTTGACGGAGGAGGATGAGAGGTCTTTTGCCGACACGATTAACCGGGCGGAGCCGGATTTCGTGTGGGTGGCGCTGCCGGGGGTGCGCATGGAGCAATGGATAATCGAGAACCAGTCGCGCTACAAGCGCGGGGTGTTCCTGGCGGTGGGGGATGCGTTTACGTTATTGACTGGCCGCAGGCGTTTCGCGCCCCGATGGATGCAGCGCCTGGGAATGACTTGGATTTACAGGTTGTCGCACGAGCCCGGGCGGCTCGGACCCCGGTATCTGCAGTATAACGCGCTTTATCTGTACTACAGTTTACTGGAGCGGATGGGACGGCGGTCAGCAGCGCGGGTTTAGGGGCGCGATATCTCCCTCTCCCCCAAAGAGGAGAGGGGGAAGAAGGGGCAGCCTCAGCATTTTTCGAACATGTTCTAAGTCGAAGCTCTTAGAGGAGGTTTGAAAAACCTTGTTCAATTAGCAGCCGACGTAAGGAGGCTCAGATTTCAAGCGGTTTTAGCGTAGATCAGAGCCTCCTTACGTCGGGTGCTACAAAACACGCTCTTAGGCCAATACCCCCCAAGGGTCGAAGATCCTGGCGCCTTTCGGGAAAGCAACTTTTTTGTAGCCGGGCCATGGACAGCAGATGAGCAAGGCTTTGATATGCTTGTCCTTTTTCAAGGTTGCCAGGTCTCCCAGTGGTTCGAATTCGAGGAGGCTGGGGCTGTTTTTGGGATTGGCGGCGTAATCGTGAACGACGACCCGGCAGCCGTTGCGCTTGAGGGTCTGCGCTATGTGCAGCCCGGCGGATTCTTCGACGATGTATGTATCCGGGCGGTAGGCCATCCCGAGGACGGCGACGGTGTCACCCGGTTTGACGAAGGCAAGGGCTTGCTGTGCCAGGCGTTCCTTGGCGAACTCGTTTACCAGGTCGGTCGCCTCGGCCAGCGGGGCGCTCAGGCCAACCTGCTTGGCCGCGTAGGCCACCAGCCGGTTGTCGCGCGGGAAGCACGGGCCGCCGTAGCTTAAACCCGCCCGCAGATATTTTTTGCCGATGCGCGAGTCGGAGCCAATCGCATCGAGAATGGCGTGGATGTCAGCATCCGAGTACTGCTCGGCGATCATGCGGAGTTGGTTGGTGAAACTGATTTTGGCGGTGATGTAGCTGTTGACCGAAATCTTCGTCAGCTCGGCGCTGGTGATGGACATTCGGGCAATCCGGGGCTGATTGGTGTTGTACTTTTTGTAAAGGTCCTCGAGGCGGTCTCCGGTGGCTGGGTCGGATTCGCCGATTAACACGAGGTCCGGTTCGAGCAAGCCGCGAATCACGTTGCCCAGGGCAATGAACTCGGGGTTATAGGAAAAGCCGAAATCTTTGCCGCAAACGCCGCCGACCTGCTGTTCGAGCATGGGAATAATGACTTTGCGGCAGGCGCCGGGGGTGGTGGTGGAACTGACAATAAACAGGTGGTTCTTTTTTCGCGCGGCTTTAACCGCCGCAGCCACCGGCTGCAGGGCGCGCATGAGGAATTCATTCGAGAAGCTGCCGTCGGGCAGGCTGGGGGATGGGACGATGACAAAGGTGGCGTCGGTATCGACGGCCATTTTGGCGTCCGTGGTGGCGCGCAGCCGGCCTTTTGCGGCGGCAATGGTTTCGGCCAGGCGCGGTTCGTCCACAGGCGCTTGGCCGGCATTGAGCTTGCTGACCGCCTCGGGGTTGATATCGACGCCCAGGACGTCAAAACCGCGTTGGGCAAAGGTGGCTGCCATGCAGGCGCCGAGTTTGCCCATCCCGAAGACGGAAAGCTTTTTAAGATTTGACATAGCTCGACAGCATTATCAATCGCAGGGTCCGGCGCAAGTTTTTGAGAGAACCAAAGAACGCGAACTTTATTGGACGCAAAAGAGCGCAAATGGCGATTTGGGCTGCTCACGACGCGAGGCAGCGTGAGGGAGCATGCCGAAGAAGGAATGCCATGGACAACAGCCTATGCTTGGCCTATGAAACGCGCAACTCGAGCCTCCCGAAGGCGAAGGGCGAGTTTTCAATCTGATGTGTTCACCCTGAGTGATGCCAAGACTTACCTGGGAAGGCTAACCGAGAAAGCCGGCAAGGGCCAACCGGTGTATATCGTGCGCGGCCAAGACCGCTTTCTCTTGCAGCACGTTCCCTCTATCGACCCGATTCCCATCCGGCCACGCGACTACTTCGCCAACTGCTACAGCCAAGCCGAAATCGCTGAAGATAACCGCCTCGCAAAGGCCGCCGTCATTTAATAGCGCGGCGGCTTGTGGAAGTGCTTCGGTTACCCATCCATAGGCGGTGACCACGTGGCGCATGAAGATTTGATTTGCGATGAGCCGGGGTTTTTGCTTAATTATTTTTCATTCGAAATAAATCGCATGAAGCTCGGTGTCGAACAGAGAGCGGTGGTTGAGTCGGAGATTCTGAAGCGCGTGCGGGCGCATCCGGGCATCTCGCGCGTTGCGCTTTCGCGGAAGCTGCAAATTGCGCCTTCGACGGTTGGGGTGTACGTGGGGCGATTAGTGAGCCATGGATTCCTGGCGGAAACGCAAAGCGTGGATTCGACGCCCGGGCGCCCTCCCACGGCCTTGGAACTAAACCCGAATGGGGGGCAGTTCATTGGTGTGGATTTCGAAGCGCGCAGCATGACCGCAATGGCGGTGGATTTTTCTGCAAACCCGCTCCGGCAGGCGCATGGGGAGATTGAAGCAGGGGATTCGGCAAGCGTGATTCTGAAAAGGATCGAGCGGCTCATACTGGATATGCTGCCGGGGAAAAAACGGCGGCCACTGGCGATCGGGATCGGGGCGCCCGGGCTTGTCGATCCGGCCAAAGGAGTCGCTGTGGATTACAAGTACATCAAGGGTTGGCGCAATATTGCATTGGCCGCGCCACTGGCCCGCCGCTTTGGGGCGCCCGTTTATCTCGAAAACACCATTCGCTCGATGGCTCTGGCGGAGTTGTGGTTTGGCCAGGGACGCGGGGTAAGCGATTGGGTGTGTTTGGGGATTCGCAGCGGGATTGGCGCTGGGATTGTCGCGGGCGGACAACTGCAGCGCGGGGCGCACTACCAGGCGGGCGAGATTGGCCGGTGGCGTTGTCCCTGGCCAGAGCATCCGGCAACTCGCTTCTTCATGGGCAGCGGGTCTGCGCGCGCAGCAGACGCCGAACTGCAGGAGGTCGCTTCTGCGCGGGCCCTTTTGGCGGCTTGGGAACGGGCGCAAAACGGCGACAGAAAAAATGGCCGGCCGGCGCGCCTTCTCGATGCGGAGTTTTCCGAGTTGGTCTCGGAAGCGAGGCGCGGGGATGCTT
The Verrucomicrobiia bacterium genome window above contains:
- a CDS encoding class I SAM-dependent methyltransferase, with the protein product MTHPAASFRDPTGSCCIIDGHFLRLLTAEGASALQGFLQTPVARAFSARRELVATRSLGEPELNGLRGSPKLPDAFRNGHLAAVVEHDRIPFPSYPYEWPAEMLWEAGRLTLELARASLGDGYGLKDATPYNVLFRGCQPVFVDLLSFEARAPGDPVWLAYAQFVRTFLLPLLANQCWGLRLADIFTSRRDGLEPEELHAMCKGLQRLNPRILSLVSMPTWLKSKAHSTGGELYKSQILKNSEKARFILDSQLRRLQAALNGVQSRPRQDSTWSDYMATHSYSQDAFDAKEKFVHQLLAEFKPARVLDVGANTGHFGVLAARSGAEVLAIDLDPVCVGAIWRQARKENLNILPLVIDLARPSPALGWRNAECASFLDRATGAFEGVLMLAVLHHLLVSERIPLQEIIRLASELTTSLLVVEFVGPQDEMLRQLARGRDQLHAGLNEAAFEAACAPLFETVRSLALPGTHRRIYALKKRGAGA
- a CDS encoding glycosyltransferase family 9 protein, which produces MDRAKPKLVVIELWGLGDLIIATPFLQAASQRFELTLLAKPYAEDLRARFWPEVKVVPFVAPWTAFRRKYRLLAWPWRDMLQLRKLVAETFGVGLSARWDPRDHLLLRALRAERRLGFPRLGSRIFLSEPLARPGPRAHRYEYWRVLGRALGLELPARDKIPLPQSQGSGEVLVHTGAGQPVRVWPLDQYRRLVTRLRERNYRVQVACDPEQKGFWVAAGEPEAEAPRNVSQLFNLIDRAALFIGNDSGPGHLAALCGVPTFTIFGPQLPEWFAPLHPASEWLEGKPCPYKPCSDYCRFPVPNCLWDLGEEEVWGRVQQFVAMHLGQRKPTTPAPAI
- a CDS encoding glycosyltransferase family 2 protein; the protein is MNFSIVTPSFRSARWLGLCIASVADQAGVEFEHIVQDAGSDDGTLEWLPNDKRVRAYVEKDSGMYDAVNRGYRRAKGDLLAYLNCDEQYLPGALEKVREFFERHPEIDVVFGDCLVVGQTGAYICERRALPPQLLHTWTGPSLSFLTAATFIRRRVLDEKGLFFRPELRDLGDAEWALRLVKTCVRTGILPEFLSIFTETGQNMNLGANAATERAQFRASAPAWVRALGPLALAHYRLRRWRAGHYSCRQHDYAIYTSQSPGARKVFHVAHPTFRWLGRV
- a CDS encoding WecB/TagA/CpsF family glycosyltransferase, producing MSGAGILCGVDENAIARLEILGVPVACATYESALEGVKQLAREPRPTAVCPANTHILAEARHNPAFGKVLGGFDLVLPDGMPVVWALNRRGARLPDRVYGPYFMRHTLRNTPRPWRHFFFGDSEACLADMRRVANELQPDIEIVGAISPPFRSLTEEDERSFADTINRAEPDFVWVALPGVRMEQWIIENQSRYKRGVFLAVGDAFTLLTGRRRFAPRWMQRLGMTWIYRLSHEPGRLGPRYLQYNALYLYYSLLERMGRRSAARV
- a CDS encoding nucleotide sugar dehydrogenase; protein product: MSNLKKLSVFGMGKLGACMAATFAQRGFDVLGVDINPEAVSKLNAGQAPVDEPRLAETIAAAKGRLRATTDAKMAVDTDATFVIVPSPSLPDGSFSNEFLMRALQPVAAAVKAARKKNHLFIVSSTTTPGACRKVIIPMLEQQVGGVCGKDFGFSYNPEFIALGNVIRGLLEPDLVLIGESDPATGDRLEDLYKKYNTNQPRIARMSITSAELTKISVNSYITAKISFTNQLRMIAEQYSDADIHAILDAIGSDSRIGKKYLRAGLSYGGPCFPRDNRLVAYAAKQVGLSAPLAEATDLVNEFAKERLAQQALAFVKPGDTVAVLGMAYRPDTYIVEESAGLHIAQTLKRNGCRVVVHDYAANPKNSPSLLEFEPLGDLATLKKDKHIKALLICCPWPGYKKVAFPKGARIFDPWGVLA
- a CDS encoding ROK family transcriptional regulator, whose translation is MKLGVEQRAVVESEILKRVRAHPGISRVALSRKLQIAPSTVGVYVGRLVSHGFLAETQSVDSTPGRPPTALELNPNGGQFIGVDFEARSMTAMAVDFSANPLRQAHGEIEAGDSASVILKRIERLILDMLPGKKRRPLAIGIGAPGLVDPAKGVAVDYKYIKGWRNIALAAPLARRFGAPVYLENTIRSMALAELWFGQGRGVSDWVCLGIRSGIGAGIVAGGQLQRGAHYQAGEIGRWRCPWPEHPATRFFMGSGSARAADAELQEVASARALLAAWERAQNGDRKNGRPARLLDAEFSELVSEARRGDALTMQLIAVVAEVLGWAVAQLVLALNPSRVILAGRLTPLGDALLDPLQRRAREVLRACGAEMPAIMNSAMGEYIGAWGAAALALHEWKPACDRS